The Thermonema lapsum sequence TCGATTATCGCATTTACCGCGAAGCGCGCCTGAAGCTGCTTCAACACTGGACTGAACGCTATCCGGAAAATCAAAACAACCTGCAAAGCCTTTACGATTACCTGCTGCACTATAAACCCAAGATTGGCGTTTATCCCGGTTCGTTCAATCCTTTTCATAAAGGGCACTTCAATATTTTGCTGAAAGCCGAACAAGTATTTGACAAGGTCATTGTAGCCCGGGGCGTCAATCCGGAAAAAACCGATACACTAACGCAAGATAGCATCAGCCCGGTGCTTTATTACAGACAAACCGAGGGCTTCGAAGGTTTGCTGACCGATTACCTGACAAGTAAAGAAGATTATGCCGACGTGACGCTTGTGCGCGGGCTGCGCAACGGCGATGACTTGGCTTACGAGATGAACCAGCTGCAGTTTATGCGCGATATGAAGCGCAATCTAAAAACTGTATTCTTCCACTGCGATGTGGAATATGAGCACATCAGCTCTTCTGCCCTGCGCAACTTGGAAAAGATAGGCAAAGGCTACAGCACACCTTATTTGCCCGAGCTAACAGTGCCACATCTTGCTTCTTTCATCGAAGAGCGTTTCATGACTTAAGCATTCAAAAGAGATATTCCGACAAACCAAAGGGCAACCTGCTACCGAAGGCTGCCCTTTTTTGGTCTATGTTATTGAGCATAAGCTCTAATGATTCACTTGTTCAAATTAAATGGTACATGCAAACCGAAGTAGGGCATGATAAACTGCTGTACTTCGAATTTCTCTACACCGTTTTCTACGGTACGGGCAAAGGTCCATTTAGCATCTACACCCAAAGCAAGGAACTTGGCAAAGCGATAAGCCAAACGCCCTTGCGCCAAAGAACGCTGGTCTAAGGTGAAGGCATCACTCAAGTCTGCCAACTGCCCTTTGATATAAGAACCTTGGATAATCCACCCTTTAATCAGTTCATTGGCATCTAAGGTCAAATAGATGTAGGCAGGGTTCTCTGCCGATACATTGTCAGGCAAGAGCAAGCCCCCACCCAAACGCACCTTGTTGATGATGGTAGCAGTCAATGCACCGAAAGTACCAGTCAAAGACTTGGTAGTGAGCAAACTTTCTATTTTGGCGTCTTTGTTCAGCTCATAAATCGCATTGAAAAATTGGGGTTGATAGTAGTCGCTATACCACAAGCGCTCTAAACGAACATCTAAGTTGAAAATATTGGCTATGAAATTGATACCTGCATGAGCCCCAATGCTCCAGCCAGTACCTGCCTTGTATCCGTTGATGAGGTCAGCCTGCTCAGGATTGGCAGCAGCCAATGCCAACTGACGAGCCTGCAGGCTGTCTGAGTTTATTTTGTTGAGTTGGTTGTATTGGGTGTAAGCAGTCAAGCGCAGCATGGAGTTGTTCACAACCGTAACACCCATATCTATACCCCAAGCACTCACCCCATCCCGCACGTATTTGGTAGAAGGCAGATTCGAGAGGTCTTTGGTGGCTTGGTCATCTTGAAACACTTTGGTATAGTCGGTGTTGTCTCGGTCTTGCAGATAGGTATAGCCTATTTCTACTGTTTTGGCTATGGGTATTTGAGTAGTTGCCAAAGGACGCACATAAGGACGCACCGCCAACAAGCCCGAAGTACTCAGGTTGCCATAAAGCCCTTCAATACCAAAATACGGAACGGGGCGTATGTCGGCACTGATACCTACAGCACGTTTCTCAAAGGAAGGTGAGTTGGTGTATTGGTTGACCAACCCTCCATAGCCAATATACTCACCCGTCATGTCGCCTACCTTCACATATACCTTGTCGCGCTTTTTAAAACCGTAACGCAGATAGCGCATCATACGCAAAACACCCACGCCGTTCTGGAATTCGTCTTTACGCAACTCACGTGTTTCGATATTCCATAACAAAGGCACGTCGAAGCCCACGCCTATTTTCCAAATGACGATTTCGGGCTGAATGCGGAAACCAACGTACTGCTGCTCTCCAATTTTGGTGTAAACAAAAGGCAGCTTAAACACGCTCATGCTGTCCATAGCAGACAGCCCCATGGTCATGGCAGGGTCTTGATAGGTATTTTGTCCTTCTTCTTGTGCCCAAGCGGGTGCTACAGCAAAGGCTGTCAACCAACCCCAAAGTAAAATCTTTTTCATACAACTTGTGTTTTGTTGAAACAAAGAACCGTTTTAGTTCATTAGCAAAAATCAGGCAATACAAACGCAAAAAAATCTTAAATTCATAGAGAATAGCGCTACTTACTGATTTTCATGAAGCCACAGAATACACAAGTGCCTTCCGAAGCCGAAGCCCTACTGGTTCTTGAGCGATACTGGGGCTATACGTCCTTCCGCCCGATGCAGTGGGACATCATTCGCTCTGTATTGGAGGGGCACGATACGCTGGCATTGCTTCCTACTGGTGGTGGAAAATCTATTTGCTATCAGGTGCCCGGCTTGCTGCGTTCGGGCTTGTGTTTGGTGGTGTCGCCACTCATTGCACTCATGAAAGACCAAGTAGAGCAACTGAAGCGCCGCGGGATTGCCGCCGAACTCATCATCTCCGGCATGAGCGCCCGCCAAATAGATTTTGCCTTAGACCGCTGCATTTATGGCAATGTCCGCTTTTTGTATGTATCGCCCGAGCGCCTGCAAACTGCCCTTTTTATCGAGAGAGCCCAAAAAATGAATATCCACTTGCTGGCAGTAGATGAAGCCCACTGTATTTCGCAATGGGGCTATGAGTTCCGCCCGGCTTACTTGCAAATTGCCCACTTTCGCCAACAGCTGCCCTACCGCCCGGTTACGCTTGCCGTTACGGCATCGGCAACGCCACAGGTGCAACAAGACATTTGCGAAAAACTGCAATTTAGACCCGGCTACCGCTTTTTTCAGAAGAGCTTTTTACGTCCCAACCTTTCTTACTCGGTCTTTGAAGAAGAGAACAAAGCAGAGCGCTTGCTTTACATTTTGCAGAAAGTAGAGGGCAGCGGCATTCTTTATGCCGACACACGCAAGCGCTGCGAACAACTGACACTTTGGTTGCGCAAAAAGGGCTTCTCTGTCGATTACTACCATGCAGGCTTGACGCCACAAGAGCGCAACCAAAAACAAAACGACTGGCTCCACAATCGCCTTCGCCTAATGGTAGCCACCAATGCCTTTGGCATGGGTATAGACAAAGCCGACGTCCGCTTGGTGATGCACCTTGCCCCACCTGCCTCGTTGGAAGCCTATTATCAGGAAGCCGGACGCGCCGGGCGCGACGAAAAAGCTGCCTACGCCGTTTTGCTTTACCACCCAGCTGACTTCCAAAAGCTAAAAAAACAAATAGAGCGCAGCTATCCCCCCGAAGAGGTGCTAAGGCGTGCCTACGAATCACTTTCCAACTACTTCCAACTGGCAATAGGCAGCGGCGAGGGGCAAAGTTTTGACTTCGACTTTGAACGCTGGCAAAGCCGAAGCGGACTGCCTGCCCAAGAGGCATACTTTGCCCTCAAAGCACTGGAGCAGCTGGAAATCATAAAACTCGACGAGGATTTTTACCGCCCGCCTCAACTGCATGTGCTTGTCAATCAAAAAGACCTTTACG is a genomic window containing:
- a CDS encoding adenylyltransferase/cytidyltransferase family protein; protein product: MHNQTPGVSWLKQYHDTFAFFGITSYEHLLVRWQEPHRFFHNLAHLKELLGCIEQSGLKGSEKHILIAAAFYHDAIYLPWRTDNEELSAALFESNCSQQSEAAAIVKQIILDTRTYEATHPLSALFCQFDTHILRHGSFVELLRWEAAIFKEYQCFDYRIYREARLKLLQHWTERYPENQNNLQSLYDYLLHYKPKIGVYPGSFNPFHKGHFNILLKAEQVFDKVIVARGVNPEKTDTLTQDSISPVLYYRQTEGFEGLLTDYLTSKEDYADVTLVRGLRNGDDLAYEMNQLQFMRDMKRNLKTVFFHCDVEYEHISSSALRNLEKIGKGYSTPYLPELTVPHLASFIEERFMT
- a CDS encoding RecQ family ATP-dependent DNA helicase, encoding MKPQNTQVPSEAEALLVLERYWGYTSFRPMQWDIIRSVLEGHDTLALLPTGGGKSICYQVPGLLRSGLCLVVSPLIALMKDQVEQLKRRGIAAELIISGMSARQIDFALDRCIYGNVRFLYVSPERLQTALFIERAQKMNIHLLAVDEAHCISQWGYEFRPAYLQIAHFRQQLPYRPVTLAVTASATPQVQQDICEKLQFRPGYRFFQKSFLRPNLSYSVFEEENKAERLLYILQKVEGSGILYADTRKRCEQLTLWLRKKGFSVDYYHAGLTPQERNQKQNDWLHNRLRLMVATNAFGMGIDKADVRLVMHLAPPASLEAYYQEAGRAGRDEKAAYAVLLYHPADFQKLKKQIERSYPPEEVLRRAYESLSNYFQLAIGSGEGQSFDFDFERWQSRSGLPAQEAYFALKALEQLEIIKLDEDFYRPPQLHVLVNQKDLYDFILRNPHLEDIIKGCLRLGGGKLLSEYHSFSLNDWAKKLSLSPQELHHALMKLRNSGIMDYQPAGEGSQLTFLLPRHPAQRLPLRYELLQALKENHLQKIALMEQYCRGEHCRSLFIAHYFGEKNEQPCGFCDHCIREKRKKNKEAHLAKVKEQIKTACLHAPIPLEELRKHLKQMDLPLIEQALDELSREGHIKINDAQMIERLL